The proteins below come from a single Halostagnicola larsenii XH-48 genomic window:
- a CDS encoding PQQ-dependent sugar dehydrogenase produces MDRPSRRRVLQTAGAVSILAAGCLRDSTQTELAEPGDAPDYEWEEPDWEPAEGAPSEADVEPTTVVSGLEIPWDLTFADTDAFLTERDGGVRRFEAGAIGEETGLEPTAGEAVLEADDLPDRSAPGEGGTLGVAAHPSYPDEPALFVYYTVDTGEIENRVVRYDLERDEISPIVEGIPGAAIHNGGRLAFGPEGNLWVTTGDAETPSQTQDPSSLAGAILRVTPDGDAAPGNPDFGAESDPRTYSLGHRNPQGIDFGPDGTAFAAEHGPTSRDEVSIVDPGGNYGWDVVRGGPDDPEYGAYGDEYDRVTPPVLNTGPETTWAPSGIAFADGDAIANWQNRLFACGLASQTLYSVTLTVPGESSSAVDGDGEVAYDADWLDDRLTAVAHPLFEGEYGRLRHVEQGPDGAFYLLTSNRDGRAGGGFPRADDDRIVRLEQFEES; encoded by the coding sequence ATGGATCGTCCGTCACGACGACGCGTTCTGCAGACGGCCGGTGCGGTCTCGATTCTGGCCGCCGGGTGTCTTCGAGACTCGACCCAGACGGAACTCGCGGAACCTGGGGACGCCCCCGATTACGAGTGGGAAGAACCGGACTGGGAGCCCGCCGAGGGCGCACCTTCCGAAGCCGATGTCGAACCGACGACGGTCGTGTCCGGCCTCGAGATCCCGTGGGATCTCACGTTCGCAGATACCGACGCGTTCCTGACCGAACGAGACGGCGGCGTCCGGCGCTTCGAAGCCGGCGCAATAGGCGAGGAGACGGGACTCGAGCCGACGGCTGGCGAGGCGGTTCTCGAGGCCGACGACCTACCGGATCGGTCGGCACCGGGCGAAGGCGGAACGCTCGGCGTCGCGGCACATCCGTCCTACCCCGACGAGCCGGCGTTGTTCGTCTACTACACGGTCGATACCGGCGAGATCGAAAACCGCGTCGTCCGGTACGACCTCGAGCGCGACGAAATCTCGCCGATCGTCGAGGGGATTCCGGGTGCGGCGATTCACAACGGCGGTCGCCTCGCGTTCGGACCGGAGGGCAATCTCTGGGTGACGACGGGCGACGCGGAAACGCCGTCCCAGACCCAGGATCCGTCGTCGCTCGCGGGGGCAATCCTTCGCGTGACGCCCGACGGCGACGCCGCGCCGGGGAACCCCGACTTCGGTGCCGAAAGCGATCCCCGGACGTACTCGCTCGGCCACCGAAACCCGCAGGGAATCGATTTCGGACCGGACGGAACGGCGTTCGCGGCCGAACACGGCCCGACCAGCCGAGACGAGGTTTCGATCGTCGACCCCGGCGGGAACTACGGGTGGGACGTCGTTCGCGGCGGTCCCGACGATCCGGAGTACGGAGCCTACGGCGACGAGTACGACCGGGTCACGCCGCCCGTGCTCAACACGGGCCCCGAGACGACGTGGGCACCGTCGGGGATCGCATTCGCCGACGGGGACGCGATTGCGAACTGGCAGAACCGGCTGTTCGCCTGCGGGCTCGCCTCGCAAACGCTGTATTCCGTTACGCTAACCGTGCCCGGCGAATCCTCGAGCGCTGTCGACGGTGATGGCGAGGTCGCGTACGACGCGGACTGGCTCGACGACCGGCTGACCGCGGTCGCCCACCCGCTTTTCGAGGGCGAGTACGGTCGTCTCCGACACGTCGAGCAGGGGCCCGACGGAGCGTTCTATCTCCTCACATCGAACCGGGACGGTCGAGCTGGCGGCGGGTTTCCCCGGGCGGACGACGACCGGATCGTCCGCCTCGAGCAGTTCGAAGAGTCGTAA
- a CDS encoding glutaredoxin family protein, with product MDFPPNQGLDQDEVDEHVEETLAENEVVLFMKGTELMPQCGYSRNALGLISEHRDEFETVDVLDSLAEYRAALEAHSGWETIPQTFVDGEFVGGSDILSELEERGELEETLNAA from the coding sequence ATGGACTTCCCACCGAACCAGGGCCTTGATCAGGACGAAGTCGACGAACACGTCGAAGAAACCCTCGCAGAGAACGAGGTCGTTCTGTTCATGAAGGGAACCGAACTGATGCCCCAGTGTGGGTACTCCCGGAACGCACTGGGTCTGATCAGCGAGCACCGCGACGAGTTCGAGACCGTCGACGTGCTGGATTCACTCGCCGAATACCGCGCGGCACTCGAGGCACACAGCGGCTGGGAGACCATCCCGCAGACGTTCGTCGACGGCGAGTTCGTCGGCGGCTCTGACATCCTTTCGGAACTCGAGGAGCGCGGCGAACTCGAGGAAACGCTCAACGCCGCCTAG
- a CDS encoding DUF7110 family protein has translation MSTEDSRHVYRLHSTLELPLEDLREHLDEAVYPDGVTDVELTRRNNTLILKAVSEDESVSKYTPAAQLKASVTENRVYEEDPEERRNSFRWDEEDEEEIESELVEFAAFKGDRETVLQNSLLQYEMFLVLCDIAQAAEKGTLTAISEHDGDLEATRIVDGEPRPADVEVVEGPGDRKAAQTGVNWRDNKFISD, from the coding sequence ATGTCAACAGAGGATTCAAGACACGTATATCGGCTCCACTCGACCCTCGAATTGCCACTCGAAGACCTTCGCGAGCATCTGGACGAGGCGGTCTATCCGGATGGCGTGACCGATGTCGAACTCACGCGTCGGAACAACACGCTGATACTCAAGGCCGTCTCCGAAGACGAATCGGTAAGCAAGTACACGCCAGCGGCCCAGCTCAAAGCCAGCGTCACCGAGAACAGAGTCTACGAGGAGGATCCCGAAGAGCGGCGCAACTCCTTCCGCTGGGACGAAGAAGACGAAGAGGAGATCGAATCCGAACTGGTCGAGTTCGCCGCGTTCAAAGGCGACCGGGAAACCGTCCTCCAGAACTCTCTGTTGCAGTACGAGATGTTCCTCGTGCTCTGTGATATCGCACAGGCCGCCGAGAAGGGGACGTTGACGGCAATCTCCGAACACGACGGCGATCTCGAGGCCACCCGGATCGTCGACGGCGAACCGCGACCGGCGGACGTGGAGGTCGTCGAAGGACCGGGGGACCGCAAGGCCGCCCAGACGGGCGTCAACTGGCGAGATAACAAGTTCATTAGCGACTAA
- a CDS encoding SLC13 family permease: MERRTVLGRVKSPPVSFFFATAVALVTWVALADTGTMATMLSITLFCIILWVLTPVPPAFTGILGIGLIAVTFSTDLALTGFQEPATWLIGFGLLMGEATRRSGLANWAGSWMTSRSISPEVRSDPTRAYRRLLLVLSLGAHALALLVPSSLVRILVLAPILKETGSLFDSRQARVGIYLGPLFATFYGSPGILTADLPNIILTGFAQSIAGQQITWTEWALHMYPVMGILRVLLVIAVTYYLFRPETNSGFELPDTDGGTAGETEKRMLLILLVGAVVWATDFVHGFHPVVGALVVVVLAFLPSVGVVDFREVGGETDYSILFFIAAVFAIGDGLSQTGFSDGASTYLLELIPTDAPLAIIFACIFFITLALTFVMEGLAVASVLTPVLIPYAEAAGLPLTPVLMSEVVALSSYFFPYQSAVLIVMLAEGDVETKELITTTIACSLATIAFLLPLQFAVFSLLY; the protein is encoded by the coding sequence ATGGAACGTCGGACGGTACTCGGGCGAGTCAAGTCGCCGCCGGTTTCGTTTTTCTTCGCCACGGCGGTCGCACTCGTCACGTGGGTCGCCCTCGCCGACACTGGGACGATGGCGACGATGCTATCGATCACGCTCTTTTGCATTATCCTCTGGGTTCTCACGCCGGTACCACCGGCCTTCACCGGCATCCTCGGAATCGGGCTCATCGCGGTCACGTTTTCGACGGATCTGGCACTGACCGGCTTTCAGGAACCGGCAACCTGGCTGATCGGATTCGGACTGCTCATGGGTGAGGCGACGCGGCGAAGCGGCCTCGCGAACTGGGCGGGAAGTTGGATGACGAGCCGAAGTATTTCTCCGGAAGTTCGATCGGATCCCACCCGGGCGTATCGGCGGCTCCTGCTCGTGCTTTCGCTCGGCGCACACGCGCTCGCGTTGCTCGTCCCCTCCTCGCTCGTGCGGATCCTCGTATTGGCACCAATCCTCAAGGAGACCGGCTCGTTGTTCGACTCGCGGCAGGCTCGAGTCGGGATCTACCTCGGTCCGCTGTTCGCGACGTTCTACGGCTCGCCGGGTATCCTGACCGCCGATCTGCCGAACATCATTCTCACCGGTTTCGCACAGTCGATCGCCGGCCAGCAGATCACGTGGACGGAGTGGGCGCTCCACATGTACCCCGTAATGGGAATTTTACGCGTATTGCTCGTCATCGCGGTCACTTACTACCTGTTCCGTCCCGAGACAAATTCCGGATTCGAGCTTCCCGACACCGACGGTGGAACTGCCGGGGAGACCGAAAAGCGGATGCTGCTCATCTTGCTCGTCGGGGCGGTCGTCTGGGCGACCGATTTCGTCCACGGCTTTCACCCCGTCGTCGGCGCGCTCGTCGTCGTCGTCCTCGCCTTCCTGCCGTCTGTCGGCGTCGTCGATTTTCGGGAGGTAGGTGGGGAGACGGACTACTCGATCCTGTTTTTCATCGCGGCCGTGTTCGCCATCGGCGACGGACTCTCTCAGACCGGGTTCTCCGACGGCGCGTCCACGTATCTCCTCGAGTTGATCCCGACGGACGCGCCGCTCGCGATAATCTTCGCGTGTATCTTCTTCATCACCTTGGCACTGACGTTCGTGATGGAGGGACTGGCCGTCGCAAGCGTCCTCACCCCTGTTCTGATACCCTACGCGGAGGCTGCAGGGCTGCCGCTCACGCCAGTGTTGATGTCCGAGGTGGTGGCGTTGAGTTCGTACTTCTTCCCGTACCAATCGGCGGTGTTGATCGTGATGCTCGCGGAGGGCGACGTGGAAACGAAGGAGTTGATCACCACGACAATCGCGTGTTCGCTCGCGACCATCGCGTTCTTACTCCCGCTCCAGTTCGCGGTGTTTTCACTGTTGTACTGA
- a CDS encoding PfkB family carbohydrate kinase, which yields MSNVVTLGSVNVDRATYCSRGEIRTLESAYDWFPALGETVRTERIPAAIADDEFRNRIGGKGSNQAVAAASGGAESTFLGTVGKDERTYEVLSTLEDRGVVVDSVAVAECETGKAYIFVDDDGESWIAILGGANEAVGARYVERHYDRIRNADTCLLQNEIPLSTMQSLLGKLAGEAVRPTVVLNPVPTDGVEPLLTEPAVDIVVVNEAEYDALEGELEAFEGTIVRTRGGDNVIVSGETSHRVTPPSVDPVDTTGAGDVFCGYLGAQLADGRSIETATDIATVAASVATETEGAQESIPALEEVTDLEPVVPGQ from the coding sequence ATGTCGAACGTCGTCACGCTGGGCAGCGTCAATGTTGACAGGGCCACCTACTGTTCCCGAGGCGAGATCCGAACGCTCGAGTCGGCCTACGACTGGTTTCCAGCGCTAGGAGAAACCGTCCGAACGGAACGCATCCCGGCGGCGATCGCCGACGACGAGTTTCGAAACAGAATCGGCGGCAAAGGGTCGAATCAAGCGGTCGCTGCAGCGTCGGGTGGGGCTGAATCTACGTTTCTGGGAACCGTAGGGAAGGACGAACGAACCTACGAGGTCCTCTCGACGCTCGAGGACCGCGGCGTCGTCGTCGACTCGGTCGCGGTGGCCGAGTGCGAGACGGGCAAGGCGTACATCTTCGTCGACGACGACGGGGAGTCCTGGATCGCGATTCTCGGCGGCGCGAACGAAGCGGTCGGCGCTCGCTACGTCGAGCGCCACTACGATCGGATCCGGAACGCGGACACGTGTCTCCTGCAGAACGAAATCCCCCTCTCGACGATGCAATCGTTGCTGGGGAAACTGGCCGGGGAGGCGGTCCGGCCGACGGTCGTCCTCAACCCGGTACCGACGGACGGCGTCGAACCCCTTCTCACGGAACCTGCCGTCGACATCGTCGTGGTCAACGAAGCCGAGTACGACGCACTCGAGGGCGAACTCGAGGCTTTCGAGGGAACTATCGTCCGCACGCGCGGGGGCGACAACGTGATCGTCTCGGGCGAGACGTCGCATCGCGTTACCCCGCCGTCGGTCGATCCGGTGGACACGACCGGGGCCGGCGACGTCTTCTGTGGCTACCTCGGCGCGCAGTTGGCGGACGGCCGTTCGATCGAAACGGCAACCGATATCGCGACGGTCGCAGCGTCGGTGGCGACCGAGACGGAGGGCGCACAGGAGTCGATACCAGCGCTCGAGGAGGTCACGGATCTCGAACCCGTCGTGCCGGGCCAGTAG
- a CDS encoding Gfo/Idh/MocA family protein has translation MDFGVLSTAGIAQKAFLPAVESSDHETVAIASRSEDRAAVVADEYDIEHVYDGYGSLLEDAPIDAVYIPLPNGLHAEWTKAAADAGVDILCEKPLAVDTVEAREVVDYCEQRDVTLMEGFMYLYHPRTQRALEIADEQFGTIRSVTASFKFSLRGRPNDIRLSPDLYGGSLMDVGCYPVSVVRQFLGEPSRVYAHADDSRDAGVDTELAGILEYASGASARIASGFDTQKTQSYRVEAENGWLEVRDAFDVPSGEPLELEYAIDGRRVVETFEPVDQYRLEVEHFADCVENGEAPRTDGSEAISNMAVLDALAQSADAGTAVDIGAAVDVEY, from the coding sequence ATGGATTTTGGTGTGCTCAGCACGGCGGGAATCGCCCAAAAAGCGTTCCTCCCGGCCGTCGAGTCGAGCGATCACGAAACGGTTGCGATCGCCTCCCGAAGCGAGGACCGAGCAGCAGTCGTCGCGGACGAGTACGACATCGAACACGTCTACGACGGGTACGGCAGTCTGCTCGAGGACGCGCCGATCGACGCCGTGTACATTCCGCTTCCGAACGGCTTGCACGCGGAGTGGACGAAGGCCGCGGCGGACGCGGGCGTAGACATCCTCTGTGAGAAGCCGCTGGCGGTCGACACGGTCGAAGCGCGGGAGGTCGTCGATTACTGCGAGCAACGCGACGTGACGCTGATGGAAGGGTTCATGTACCTCTATCATCCCCGAACCCAGCGCGCGCTCGAGATCGCAGACGAACAGTTCGGAACGATCCGCTCTGTCACGGCGTCGTTTAAGTTTTCGTTGCGCGGACGACCGAACGACATTCGCCTCTCTCCCGACCTGTACGGCGGCAGCCTCATGGACGTCGGCTGTTATCCGGTGTCGGTCGTCCGCCAGTTCCTCGGCGAACCGTCTCGCGTCTACGCCCACGCCGACGACTCGCGCGATGCCGGCGTCGACACGGAGCTGGCCGGCATCCTCGAGTACGCAAGCGGCGCGTCGGCTCGTATCGCCTCGGGCTTCGATACGCAGAAAACACAGTCCTATCGGGTCGAGGCCGAAAACGGCTGGCTCGAGGTCAGAGACGCCTTCGACGTTCCGTCGGGCGAACCGCTCGAGCTCGAGTACGCGATCGACGGCCGACGCGTCGTAGAGACCTTCGAGCCGGTCGATCAGTACCGTCTCGAGGTCGAGCACTTCGCAGACTGCGTGGAGAACGGGGAGGCGCCGCGAACGGACGGATCTGAAGCGATCTCGAATATGGCCGTGCTGGACGCACTCGCCCAGAGCGCCGACGCTGGCACCGCAGTCGACATCGGGGCGGCGGTCGACGTCGAATACTGA
- a CDS encoding DUF7333 family protein, with translation MGLDLPKTIGAFVLVLLVGIGGLVVLPEITPMTPMGMDTIMMMVLPSMALFGAIMLAIGVKHGEYRVTN, from the coding sequence ATGGGACTCGATTTACCGAAGACGATCGGCGCGTTCGTCCTCGTACTGCTCGTCGGAATCGGCGGACTGGTCGTCCTCCCCGAAATCACACCGATGACGCCGATGGGGATGGACACGATCATGATGATGGTGTTGCCGTCGATGGCGCTGTTCGGCGCGATCATGCTCGCGATCGGCGTCAAACACGGCGAGTATCGAGTGACGAACTGA
- a CDS encoding phosphoadenosine phosphosulfate reductase family protein, whose protein sequence is MTENFPDYVDVDYDDGDGQTPEEYPHIHDKIEKAIEVTRQGLEQYENPAVMWTGGKDSTLVLYFVKEVADRFDLEVPPAIFIDHYQHFDEIHDFVDHWADEWDLEVIYARNEDIGEYVEEHDLEPGDDIDISELSEHNQHHVDNILEYEEDTFPFLLDTYAGNHLLKTVALNDALEEYDIDGILSGVRWDEQEARADETFFSPRHDPDIYPPHDRVQPILQFDEAAVWEAFWNFAVPDTVSEFPDDGYVPQSDDDLPNDLTQEDIPVSPKYFAGFRSLGSEVSTEKADNDPAWLQNLAETTERAGRAQDKEDLMERLRDLGYM, encoded by the coding sequence ATGACCGAGAACTTTCCCGACTACGTCGACGTCGATTACGACGACGGCGACGGTCAGACGCCCGAGGAGTATCCACACATTCACGACAAAATCGAGAAGGCCATCGAGGTAACCCGTCAGGGACTCGAACAGTACGAGAACCCCGCGGTCATGTGGACCGGCGGCAAGGACTCGACGCTCGTGCTCTACTTCGTCAAGGAGGTCGCAGACCGGTTCGACCTCGAGGTTCCGCCGGCGATCTTCATCGATCACTACCAGCACTTCGACGAGATCCACGACTTCGTCGACCACTGGGCCGACGAGTGGGATCTGGAAGTCATCTACGCGCGTAACGAAGACATCGGCGAGTACGTCGAGGAGCACGACCTCGAACCCGGCGACGACATCGACATCTCCGAACTATCCGAACACAACCAACATCACGTCGATAACATCCTCGAGTACGAGGAGGACACCTTCCCGTTCCTGCTCGACACCTACGCGGGGAACCACCTCCTCAAGACCGTCGCGCTCAACGACGCCCTCGAGGAGTACGATATCGACGGCATCCTCTCGGGCGTCCGCTGGGACGAGCAGGAGGCTCGCGCCGACGAGACGTTCTTCTCGCCGCGACACGATCCGGACATCTACCCACCCCACGACCGCGTTCAGCCCATCCTCCAGTTCGACGAGGCGGCCGTTTGGGAGGCGTTCTGGAACTTCGCGGTGCCGGACACCGTCTCCGAGTTCCCCGACGACGGCTACGTTCCACAGAGCGACGACGACCTGCCGAACGACCTCACGCAGGAGGACATTCCGGTCTCGCCGAAGTACTTCGCCGGCTTCCGCTCGCTCGGCAGCGAGGTATCGACCGAAAAGGCCGACAACGATCCCGCGTGGTTGCAAAACTTAGCGGAGACGACCGAACGTGCGGGCCGCGCCCAGGACAAAGAGGACCTGATGGAGCGCCTGCGCGATCTGGGCTACATGTAG
- the wecB gene encoding non-hydrolyzing UDP-N-acetylglucosamine 2-epimerase — protein sequence MKVCSVVGARPQFVKAAVVSRELRAVGEEVLVHTGQHYDEELSDVFFDELEIPEPDYNLGVESDTHGRQTAAMIAALEPVLEETDPDVLLLYGDTNSTLAGAVVGSKRDVSVAHVEAGLRSYNRDMPEETNRVLTDHVSDLCFAPSEEAVANLAAEGIDDGVYWTGDVMYDTILEARTRAHDRSTILENLELTPDGFVLATVHRASNTDDRSNLESILDGLASSSLPVVFPAHPRTIARLEEYGLRARAEEVLRLIEPQGYLDFVRLLDAAERVATDSGGVQKEAFFLETPCVTLRRETEWTETVEAGWNELVGPDEDRIRDALTRERGTHSTPQPYGDGIASRRIVGLLQQAIDDDSSPSVEPLSNGLAD from the coding sequence ATGAAGGTCTGCTCGGTCGTCGGTGCCAGACCGCAGTTCGTCAAAGCTGCGGTCGTCTCCCGGGAGCTTCGAGCGGTCGGCGAGGAAGTCCTCGTCCACACCGGACAGCACTACGACGAGGAGTTGTCGGACGTGTTCTTCGACGAACTCGAGATTCCGGAACCCGACTACAACCTCGGCGTCGAGTCGGACACCCACGGTCGGCAGACGGCGGCGATGATCGCCGCCCTCGAGCCCGTTCTCGAGGAGACCGATCCCGACGTCCTCCTGTTGTACGGCGATACGAACTCGACGCTCGCCGGGGCGGTCGTCGGATCCAAGCGCGACGTTTCCGTCGCCCACGTCGAGGCTGGACTACGAAGTTACAACCGCGATATGCCCGAGGAGACCAATCGCGTGCTCACGGATCACGTTTCTGACCTCTGTTTCGCGCCCAGCGAGGAGGCAGTCGCGAACCTCGCCGCGGAGGGCATCGACGACGGCGTCTACTGGACCGGCGACGTGATGTACGATACGATCCTCGAGGCTCGCACTCGAGCCCACGACCGGTCGACGATCCTCGAGAATCTCGAACTCACCCCCGACGGGTTCGTGCTGGCGACGGTCCATCGCGCGAGCAACACGGACGACCGGTCGAACCTCGAATCGATCCTCGATGGCCTCGCGTCGTCGTCGCTACCCGTCGTCTTTCCCGCCCATCCGCGGACGATAGCCCGCCTCGAAGAGTACGGACTTCGAGCGCGCGCCGAGGAGGTGCTTCGGCTGATCGAACCGCAGGGCTATCTCGACTTCGTTCGACTCCTCGATGCGGCCGAACGAGTTGCGACCGACTCCGGCGGCGTCCAGAAGGAGGCGTTCTTCCTCGAGACGCCTTGCGTGACGCTCCGGCGGGAAACCGAGTGGACCGAGACGGTCGAGGCCGGGTGGAACGAACTCGTCGGTCCGGACGAGGACCGAATTCGTGACGCGCTCACACGAGAACGAGGCACCCACTCGACGCCACAACCGTACGGCGACGGCATCGCGAGTCGACGGATCGTCGGACTCCTCCAGCAGGCCATCGACGACGACTCGAGTCCGTCCGTCGAGCCGTTATCGAACGGACTCGCGGATTGA
- a CDS encoding aldo/keto reductase encodes MADDLAPGTCPTASGMPMLGLGTWQNTDPEQCAESVRTALETGYRHIDTAQMYENESAVGEGIARADVDREDIFLATKLLPENLGREDVLETTRESLDRLGVDSVDLLYVHWPTKAYDPEETLGALSELYDDGLIDNVGVSNFEPEQLQVAVDVCDAPIFANQVELHPLLPQEHIRETCENLDIEVVAYSPLARGGVFDQPVLEELAAKHDANEVQVSLAWLRERGVSAIPKATGEAHIRDNWESLTLELDREDLEAIDAIKETHREVDPAFGPWN; translated from the coding sequence ATGGCAGACGACCTCGCACCCGGAACGTGTCCGACAGCAAGCGGCATGCCGATGCTCGGACTCGGCACGTGGCAAAACACCGACCCCGAACAGTGCGCCGAAAGCGTTCGAACCGCCCTCGAGACGGGATATCGACACATCGATACCGCCCAGATGTACGAGAACGAGTCGGCCGTCGGCGAGGGTATCGCTCGAGCCGATGTCGACCGGGAGGATATCTTCCTCGCGACCAAACTCCTCCCGGAAAATCTCGGGCGCGAAGACGTCCTCGAGACGACCCGCGAGAGCCTCGACCGCCTCGGCGTCGACTCGGTCGACCTGCTGTACGTCCACTGGCCGACCAAGGCCTACGACCCCGAGGAGACGCTCGGTGCCCTCTCGGAACTGTACGACGACGGGCTGATCGACAACGTCGGCGTGAGCAACTTCGAACCCGAACAGCTCCAGGTCGCAGTCGACGTTTGCGACGCGCCGATCTTTGCCAACCAGGTCGAATTGCATCCGTTGCTCCCGCAGGAGCATATCCGCGAGACCTGCGAGAACCTCGACATCGAAGTCGTCGCCTACTCCCCGCTGGCCCGCGGCGGCGTCTTCGACCAGCCCGTCCTCGAGGAACTCGCGGCCAAACACGACGCGAACGAAGTGCAGGTCAGCCTCGCGTGGCTCCGCGAACGCGGCGTCAGCGCGATTCCGAAAGCGACCGGCGAAGCCCACATCCGAGACAACTGGGAATCGCTGACGCTCGAACTCGATCGGGAGGACCTCGAGGCGATCGATGCGATCAAGGAAACCCACCGGGAAGTCGATCCGGCGTTCGGCCCCTGGAACTGA
- a CDS encoding geranylgeranyl reductase family protein: MITESHDVVVVGGGTAGCFASATAAREGLDVVLLERKTEEEGGKIACGDGLKGKSSLPDVIDRDRLKSESFTNRKIQRAIFQNPQTGEEVDIPFNETGAVIDRWKYGQILLDEADRAGVDLHYNTVVTDVIQPNERVEGVRAVRNGDPVEYEAEVVIDGAGALSLLQDKTDFSASTFDTRVDYSQFCSAYREVLEVPEPVEWDDALVFKPTAELGYLWYFPRSSTEINAGLGFQMNKPSMKLVDVLKDDLEAHPEFQGATVKNKLGAALPTRRPYDSAVHPGYVAVGDSAGHVNPCTGGGIPGAAKAGHWAAKVATEAISDGDVSEAALWEYNRRVQTDFGKRFAAMDLYNIFGGAHEIDDLIGVITALPGQQLVDALGKKGTAEMTLGLKLKTILKTVGHWDILYKLYKLQQEANSLKEIYDSYPSNPKYFDAWRQDRDGVMDSVYDLTGAEPKY, from the coding sequence ATGATTACGGAATCCCACGACGTAGTGGTCGTCGGCGGCGGAACGGCCGGCTGTTTCGCCTCGGCGACCGCTGCGCGGGAGGGCCTCGACGTCGTTTTGCTCGAGCGGAAAACCGAGGAGGAAGGCGGGAAGATCGCGTGCGGCGACGGCCTGAAAGGCAAGAGTTCGCTTCCGGACGTGATCGACAGAGACCGGCTCAAGTCGGAGTCGTTCACCAACCGAAAAATCCAGCGGGCGATCTTCCAGAACCCCCAGACGGGCGAGGAAGTCGACATTCCCTTCAACGAAACCGGGGCCGTCATCGACCGCTGGAAGTACGGCCAGATCCTCCTCGACGAAGCGGATCGGGCCGGCGTCGACCTCCACTACAACACGGTCGTAACCGACGTTATCCAGCCGAACGAACGCGTCGAGGGCGTCAGGGCAGTCCGAAACGGCGACCCGGTCGAGTACGAGGCCGAGGTCGTCATCGACGGCGCCGGCGCGCTCTCCCTCCTCCAAGACAAGACTGACTTCTCCGCATCTACCTTCGATACCCGCGTCGACTACTCGCAGTTTTGCTCGGCCTACCGCGAGGTCCTCGAGGTTCCAGAGCCGGTCGAGTGGGACGACGCGCTCGTATTCAAGCCGACCGCGGAACTGGGTTACCTCTGGTACTTCCCGCGTTCGTCGACCGAGATCAACGCCGGACTCGGCTTCCAGATGAACAAACCCTCGATGAAGCTCGTCGACGTCCTCAAGGACGACCTCGAGGCCCACCCCGAATTCCAGGGTGCGACGGTCAAGAACAAACTCGGTGCCGCGCTCCCGACGCGACGGCCCTACGATTCCGCGGTACATCCAGGCTACGTCGCCGTCGGCGATTCGGCGGGACACGTCAACCCCTGTACCGGCGGCGGGATTCCGGGCGCTGCGAAGGCGGGCCACTGGGCGGCGAAGGTCGCGACCGAGGCTATCAGCGACGGCGACGTGAGCGAGGCGGCTCTCTGGGAGTACAACCGCCGCGTCCAGACCGATTTCGGCAAGCGCTTCGCGGCGATGGACCTCTACAACATCTTCGGCGGCGCACACGAAATCGACGATCTGATCGGCGTCATCACCGCCTTGCCGGGACAGCAACTCGTCGACGCACTCGGAAAGAAAGGGACCGCCGAGATGACGCTCGGATTGAAGCTCAAGACGATCCTCAAGACGGTCGGCCACTGGGACATCCTCTACAAGCTCTACAAACTCCAGCAGGAGGCGAACTCGCTCAAAGAGATCTACGACAGCTACCCCTCGAACCCTAAATACTTCGACGCCTGGCGGCAGGACCGAGACGGCGTCATGGATTCCGTCTACGACCTCACCGGCGCGGAGCCAAAGTACTGA